The sequence CTGGCGGGCGGCATCGGCTTCGGCGTCTTCTACAGCCTGCTCTGCTACAGCGCGGCCTACGCGCCCGGCTGGATCGTGGCCACCACCTGGCAGGCCACCATCCTGGCCACGCCCGTTGTCCTGCTCCTCTTCGGCAAGCCCGTGCCCGGCAAGGGGCTCATCTGCGTGGCGCTCATCTTCTGCGGCATCCTCATGGTCAACCTGGAGCACGCCGCGTCCGTTCCCTTCGCGGACCTCCTGGCCGGGGCCTGCCCCGTGCTGGTCGCCGCGCTGGCCTATCCGCTGGGCAACCAGATGGTCTGGGAGGCGCGCCACGGCAAGGCCGCGGGCAGGCGCGACATGGACCACGAGGTGCTCGACAGCAGCTTCGGGCGCGTCCTCCTGCTCTCCCTGGGCAGCCTGCCCTTCTGGCTCGTGCTGGGCGCCCTGGTGCGGCCGCCCCTGCCCCCGATGGGGCAGGTCGCCGACACCTTCCTCGTGGCGCTCCTCTCCGGCGTGGCCGCCACCTCGCTCTTCCTCGCCGCCCGCCACCGCGCCCGCACGTCCTTCGAGATCGCGGCCGTGGACGCCACCCAGTCGGCCGAGGTGCTCTTCACCCTGCTCGGCGAGGTCCTCCTGCTCGGCGCGCCCTGGCCCGGGGGCCTCGGGCTGTGCGGCATCGCCCTGGCCCTGCTCGGCCTCGCCCTCTCCCTGCGCGCCCGCGAGAAGACCGCCTGAGTCGGCGGGGATTCCGGCCTTCCGCGCTCCTTGCCTTGCGCCCGGGAGCGGGGCATCATCGCCCGTCCGTTCCGTCGCGGTCCCGCGCGGCGGCCCACGCAAAGGAGGAGCCATGTTCATCGTTTCCCTGCACTACACCGTCGCCATCGAGGAGATCGACAAGCACCTGCCCGCCCATGCCGTCTTCCTCAAGGAGAACTTCGCGAACGGCAACTTCCTGCTCTCCGGCCGCAAGGTGCCCCGCACGGGCGGCGTGATCCTGGCCACCATGGACGACGAGGAGGCCCTGTGGGCCGTGCTGCACAAGGATCCCTTCATGGTCCACGGCGTGGCCGAATACGCCCTTACCCGCTTCACCCCGAGCCTGGGTCGCCCGGAGGCCGCCCCCTTCCTGGAAGTCAGGCCCTGAGCGCCCGGGAGGCCGCGGGGCCTCCCTCCTCCCGTCTCGTGTGAAGGGGAGGCGCGAGAGAGGGGGCGAGCGGGCGCGCAGGGGCGTTCCTTTCCGGCGCTTCCGTTTTCCCGTTGCCCCCGCAGATACCCAGTGCTAGTATCGGGTACATTACCCGGCGGCATCCGCCGTCCGGGAAACACCCTGACCGCACGATGAGGATCGCATGAAAAAGACCCTCGCCCACCTCAAGGCCTTCGGCCCTGCCTCCGCCCTCGCCTGCCTCGCGCTCCTGGCCCTGCTGCTCGCCGCGGCGGCCCCGGTCCTGGCCGCGTCCGAGCCCGCCAAGGAGAACGAGCGCACCACGCTGGGCAAGTACGTGGACGCCAGGGAGGCCTACGCCATGTACAAGGCCGCCCCGGACAAGGTCGCCGTCATCGACGTGCGCACGCCCGAGGAATACGTCTTCGTGGGCCACGCGGACATGGCCTACAACATGCCGTCCATGTTCTTCTCCACCGAGTTCAACGCCGAGAAGAAATCCTACAAGATGGTCCCCAATCCCGGCTTCGTCGAACTGGTCAAGAAGCACTTCAAGCCCGGCGACACCCTGCTGCTCATGTGCCGCAGCGGCAGCCGCAGCGCCGCGGCCGTGAACGAGCTGGCCAAGGCGGGCTTCACCGACGCCTATTCCGTGGTCGACGGCTTCGAGGGCGAGATGGTCAAGGACAAGGCCAGCCCGGACTTCGGCAAGCGCACGGTCAACGGCTGGAAGAACGCCAATCCCTGGACCTACTCCCTGGATCCGGCCCTGGTCTTCAAGCCCTAGCCCCGCTTCGTGACGACCGGGCCGGAAGCCCCCGGCCCGGTCTCTTTTTCCGCCGCTTTTCTCCCCGTTTCCCCTTGACCCGTCTACGGCTTCACGGTGTTCCCTGCCTCCTTCCACACCACAGGAGGAGACCATGAGCACTCAGTCCACGCATCATGAGAATCGTCCCCAGGCCCCCCGCCCGGCCGCATCCCGGCGCGCGGTGCGCACCCATGACCACCTGGCCCCGGCCGCTCCCGAGCGTGTCTTTCCCCTGCTCTGCCCCATCCGGGAGTACGAGTGGATCCCCGGCTGGTCCTGCGACCTGCTCTTCAGCCGCTCCGGAGTCGCGGAACGGGATTGCGTTTTCAGCACGAATTTCCCACAAGAGGGGCCTGAGACGTGGCTCGCCACCCGGCACGAGCCGCCCCGCCTCGTGGAATTCGTGCGCATGGGGCCGGAGAGGGTGATGCGCTACGTCCTCGCCCTCGCCCCGGAGAACGGCTCGACCCGGCTCACGATCACCCAGACCGTGACCTACCTGGACCGGGAGGTCGCGGAAAGGCGCTGCGCCCTGGAGGACGAGGAGTTCGGGCGCAGGATGGCGCGGCTCATGCGCCTGCTCGACCACTGGCTGGTCCACGGGGAGGCCCTGGCGGACGCCCCGGCCGGGACCGGAGGCGAAGGGGCCGAGACGCAGCACGGCAAGGAGGGCTGATGTCCCTGACCGTCGGCAGGCTGGCGAAACGCCACGGCCTTTCGCGCAGCACCCTGCTCTACTACGACGCAATCGGCCTGCTGCGCCCCTCGGGGCGCAGCCAGGGCGACTACCGTCTCTACGACGCCGCCGACGAGGCGCGCCTGGCAGCCGTCTGCCGATACCGCCGGGCCGGGCTCTCTCTCGCGGCCATCGCGGCCATCCTGGACGGCCCCTCGGACCGGCGGCCGACGGTCCTCGAAAGCCGCCTCGACACCCTGGAGGCCGAGATCGCGACGCTCGTGGAGCAGCGCCGCCTCGTGCTGCGCCTGCTCGGACGAAGCGAGGAACTGGCCGCCGCGCCCATGGACCGCGCACGGTGGGTCGCCCTGTTGCGCAAGAGCGGCTTCTCCGAAGAGGACATGAGCGCCTGGCACGCCGCCTTTGAACACGACGACCCCGAGGGACACCAGGCCTTCCTCGAATTCCTGCGCATACCGGAGCACCAGATCGCGGCCATCCGCGCCCGCGCCAGGGAAGCTTCCCTTGCCTCCCCGGCCGAAAATCCGCGTCCGGCCTCTCCTGATGCCGCAACCTGACGCGACCGGGCCGGAGACCTCTGGCCCGGCCCCCTCTCCCACCTCCGCTCCCCGTGTCCGGCCTTCTCCGGCCGCCGTTCCGCAGCCCGCGCCGCCCTTTCCGCCGAGCGGAACGGCATCCCGGACAAATAACGTAATACACTGCAATCACATATCATATAGTTATTTTATATCACGCAACATGTTATCTCGCGGCTGGATCACTTTTCCAAAACACGCCATCTCATGGCGTGTTTTTTCAAAAACCTTGCAGGGCAAGCATTGACAGGCCCACGCCCTTGGTGGGAAAGTGTCTACCAGGTTTCCGAAGCCAGATTGGGCACTTGTAGCGGCATCCTCTAAGGAGCGGAGCGGAGGCGGTTGTTGAATGGCGACGCGTAAGAACGTGATGATCGTCGAGGACGAGGCCATCACTGCCATGTACCTGCAGAAGGAAATTTCGGGCATGGGCCTGAACGTCTGCTGCGTCGCTGACACCGGCCGCAAGGCCATCGACTACGCCAGCAGCAACCAGGTCGACGTCATCCTCATGGACATCCGCCTCAAGGACAACATCGACGGCATCAACGCCGCCATGATCATCAACAACAACATCCCGGTCATCTTCCACACCGCCTTCGCCGACGAGGAGACCATGGCCCGCGCCAGCCAGACCCGCCCCGTGGC is a genomic window of Desulfovibrio sp. X2 containing:
- a CDS encoding YciI family protein, producing the protein MFIVSLHYTVAIEEIDKHLPAHAVFLKENFANGNFLLSGRKVPRTGGVILATMDDEEALWAVLHKDPFMVHGVAEYALTRFTPSLGRPEAAPFLEVRP
- a CDS encoding multidrug resistance efflux transporter family protein; the encoded protein is MAGLVALGGLAALFFSSTFVLNRVMSLAGGHWFWSAGLRYAFMILLLCVLFPATGQTRLLRAAFAEWRRNLGFWSLAGGIGFGVFYSLLCYSAAYAPGWIVATTWQATILATPVVLLLFGKPVPGKGLICVALIFCGILMVNLEHAASVPFADLLAGACPVLVAALAYPLGNQMVWEARHGKAAGRRDMDHEVLDSSFGRVLLLSLGSLPFWLVLGALVRPPLPPMGQVADTFLVALLSGVAATSLFLAARHRARTSFEIAAVDATQSAEVLFTLLGEVLLLGAPWPGGLGLCGIALALLGLALSLRAREKTA
- a CDS encoding rhodanese-like domain-containing protein, with translation MKKTLAHLKAFGPASALACLALLALLLAAAAPVLAASEPAKENERTTLGKYVDAREAYAMYKAAPDKVAVIDVRTPEEYVFVGHADMAYNMPSMFFSTEFNAEKKSYKMVPNPGFVELVKKHFKPGDTLLLMCRSGSRSAAAVNELAKAGFTDAYSVVDGFEGEMVKDKASPDFGKRTVNGWKNANPWTYSLDPALVFKP
- a CDS encoding response regulator, coding for MATRKNVMIVEDEAITAMYLQKEISGMGLNVCCVADTGRKAIDYASSNQVDVILMDIRLKDNIDGINAAMIINNNIPVIFHTAFADEETMARASQTRPVAILEKPASLAQIRESISRALKKN
- a CDS encoding MerR family transcriptional regulator; its protein translation is MSLTVGRLAKRHGLSRSTLLYYDAIGLLRPSGRSQGDYRLYDAADEARLAAVCRYRRAGLSLAAIAAILDGPSDRRPTVLESRLDTLEAEIATLVEQRRLVLRLLGRSEELAAAPMDRARWVALLRKSGFSEEDMSAWHAAFEHDDPEGHQAFLEFLRIPEHQIAAIRARAREASLASPAENPRPASPDAAT